A genomic region of Trifolium pratense cultivar HEN17-A07 linkage group LG3, ARS_RC_1.1, whole genome shotgun sequence contains the following coding sequences:
- the LOC123915651 gene encoding amino acid permease 4-like produces the protein MVENNSRANLSYRGDIVGIEEAAIDGTPDPKFYDDDGRVKRTGTVWTTCSHIITAVIGSGVLSLAWSLAQMGWIAGPAAMIFFSIITLYTSSFLADCYRCGDTEFGKRNYTFMDAVRNILGGSSVKICGIVQYLNLFGSAIGYNIAAAMSLMEIRKSYCVHSSDGTDPCHISGNPYMIAFGVAQLFLSQIPDFHDMWWLSVVAAVMSFFYSIIALALGISKVAETGTVMGSLTGISIGTVTPAQKVWGVFQGLGNIAFAYSYSFVLLEIQDTIKSPPSEGKAMKKAAKLSIAITTTFYMLCGCMGYAAFGDNAPGNLLAGFGVSKAYWVVDLANAAIVIHLFGAYQVYAQPLFAFVEKEAAKKWPKIDKEFKVKIPGLPVYNQNIFMLVWRTVFVIISTLIAMLIPFFNDVLGVIGALGFWPLTVYFPVEMYIIQMKIPKWSSKWICLEIMSTICLIVSIVAGLGSLVGVWIDLQKYKPFSLEN, from the exons ATGGTAGAAAACAATTCCAGAGCCAACCTTAGTTACCGTGGAGATATTGTTGGCATTGAGGAGGCCGCCATAGATGGCACACCTGACCCCAAATTCTATGACGACGATGGCCGTGTTAAACGAACAG GAACCGTTTGGACTACATGCTCCCACATAATAACAGCTGTGATAGGATCTGGGGTGCTCTCTTTAGCCTGGTCCCTAGCTCAGATGGGTTGGATTGCTGGTCCTGCAGCCATGATCTTTTTCAGTATCATCACTCTGTATACTTCATCATTTCTCGCTGATTGTTATCGTTGTGGCGACACCGAATTTGGAAAGAGAAACTATACTTTCATGGATGCAGTTCGCAACATTCTTG GCGGGTCCAGTGTTAAGATTTGTGGAATAGTTCAGTACTTGAATCTTTTTGGAAGTGCAATAGGATACAATATTGCTGCTGCCATGAGCCTGAT GGAAATCAGAAAGTCTTACTGTGTCCATTCCTCTGATGGAACAGACCCATGTCACATTTCCGGCAACCCATACATGATAGCTTTTGGCGTGGCACAGCTTTTCTTATCTCAAATTCCTGATTTTCATGACATGTGGTGGCTCTCGGTAGTTGCTGCAGTCATGTCTTTCTTCTATTCCATAATTGCTCTTGCTCTTGGAATTTCCAAAGTTGCAG AAACGGGTACTGTCATGGGTAGCCTCACAGGAATAAGCATCGGAACAGTGACCCCGGCCCAAAAAGTATGGGGGGTTTTCCAAGGTCTTGGAAACATTGCCTTTGCCTATTCGTATTCTTTTGTTCTCCTGGAAATTCAG GACACCATCAAATCTCCACCATCAGAAGGAAAAGCAATGAAGAAAGCTGCAAAGCTAAGTATTGCAATAACCACAACATTTTATATGCTCTGTGGCTGCATGGGTTATGCTGCTTTTGGAGACAATGCACCTGGAAACCTGCTTGCCGGATTTGGTGTCTCGAAAGCTTACTGGGTTGTAGATCTTGCTAATGCTGCTATCGTTATTCATCTTTTTGGAGCATACCAAGTTTATGCCCAACCACTCTTTGCCTTTGTCGAGAAAGAGGCAGCAAAGAAATGGCCCAAAATTGACAAAGAATTCAAAGTTAAAATTCCTGGTTTGCCAGTTTACAATCAAAACATATTTATGTTAGTTTGGAGGACAGTGTTTGTTATCATCAGCACTCTCATAGCAATGTTGATTCCATTTTTCAACGACGTATTAGGAGTGATCGGAGCATTGGGATTTTGGCCTTTAACTGTTTACTTTCCTGTGGAGATGTATATCATACAGATGAAGATCCCAAAATGGAGTAGTAAATGGATTTGTCTGGAAATAATGAGTACTATCTGCCTCATAGTATCCATTGTAGCTGGTCTCGGCTCATTGGTTGGTGTCTGGATTGACCTGCAGAAATACAAACCATTCAGCTTAGAGAATTAA
- the LOC123916913 gene encoding uncharacterized protein LOC123916913, protein MAALSQTLNIYPSTTILQFSFPNSKLNQPRFSSFSIRSSRFQPIICSSSNVKPKKHSSSSSTKNKNQNLTNNDKKKKKNNNKNNVEIAESDFTSTSTSNSSLLPQVPTPLPKPPVGFVVDDTGKLLSASSDQLTTLVDPANNLPLECVIRRLFTSSRGDECMLLSPVDMPVQILQNTGDGWVEVSYEEFESLLPAAAFAFAKLRMHLVYSGYCYTARGGFYYTEEDIFDFHADGKDDGLGTEGIEITRFNHDGSHYMIHTPSDPLLFVAAKDKNGMLQIADDELLEDPAVISAIDEETEFNALVEEEHALLNALLAAE, encoded by the exons ATGGCGGCACTGTCACAAACCTTGAACATTTATCCCTCCACAACGATACTTCAATTTTCCTTTCCTAATTCAAAGCTGAATCAACCACGCTTCTCATCCTTCTCAATTCGAAGCTCTCGCTTCCAACCTATTATCTGCAGTTCCTCCAATGTTAAACCAAAAAAGCATTCTTCTTCCTCATccaccaaaaacaaaaaccaaaacctAACCAACAAcgataagaagaagaagaagaataacaACAAGAACAATGTTGAAATTGCAGAATCCGATTTCACTTCCACTTCTACTTCCAATTCTTCTCTGCTTCCTCAAGTTCCTACGCCACTCCCTAAACCTCCGGTTGGTTTCGTTGTAGATGACACCGGCAAGCTGCTTTCGGCTTCCAGTGACCAACTTACAACACTT gTTGATCCTGCAAACAACCTTCCTTTGGAGTGTGTGATAAGAAGATTGTTCACGAGTTCTCGAGGAGATGAATGTATGTTGCTATCCCCAGTTGACAT GCCTGTTCAAATATTGCAGAATACGGGTGATGGATGGGTAGAA GTCAGCTACGAAGAGTTTGAATCTCTTCTGCCTGCTGCTGcttttgcatttgcaaaattACGCATGCATCTGGTTTATAGTGG ATACTGCTATACTGCTCGTGGTGGTTTTTATTACACAGAAGAAGACATATTTGACTTCCATGCAG ATGGTAAAGACGACGGCTTGGGAACTGAGGGCATAGAAATCACACGCTTCAACCAT GATGGATCACACTACATGATACACACACCATCTGATCCACTTCTTTTTGTTGCCGCGAAG GATAAAAATGGAATGCTACAAATTGCTGACGAT GAACTGCTTGAGGATCCTGCTGTTATTAGTGCCATAGATGAAGAGACTGAATTCAATGCCCTGGTg GAGGAAGAACACGCACTCCTTAACGCACTGTTGGCCGCTGAGTAA
- the LOC123915007 gene encoding uncharacterized protein LOC123915007, which produces MCLLQETKRTVFDYFMIHNLWGHKEVDWVAKESCGLSGGLLSVWNRDLFSMRFSFTRDGFLGVCVEWKDVLIYIFNVNSPCNIAGKRKLWTDLIDFKMNNEPGEWCLGGDFNSITTIGEPRGRKGIKDQLERAEFVNFIDAFEVVDIPLAGKKFTWFNSVGIVICRLNRFLLSEGFIEKGCITNFFAFVKETWGNLVIHGKKAYVIKEKMKRLKENLKVWNREVFGIMDFNIDKMVQELNEVEDLIANGYQAPNSSNSNVLVKRFLGADSS; this is translated from the exons ATGTGTTTACTGCAAGAAACTAAAAGAACTGTTTTCGATTATTTTATGATTCATAACTTATGGGGTCATAAAGAGGTTGATTGGGTTGCTAAGGAGTCTTGTGGTTTGTCTGGTGGATTGTTGTCTGTTTGGAATAGAGACTTATTTTCAATGCGGTTTAGCTTCACAAGAGATGGATTTCTTGGTGTCTGTGTTGAATGGAAAgatgttttaatatatatttttaatgttaacTCTCCCTGTAACATAGCCGGGAAACGCAAATTGTGGACTGAtttgattgattttaaaatgaataatgaaCCTGGTGAATGGTGTTTAGGGGGAGATTTTAACTCTATCACAACGATTGGTGAACCAAGAGGCAGGAAGGGTATAAAGGATCAATTGGAAAGGGCCGAGTTTGTTAACTTCATTGATGCTTTTGAGGTTGTCGACATTCCTTTGGCGGGTAAGAAGTTTACTTGGTTTAATTCTGTTGGTATTGTCATTTGTCGTTTGAATCGTTTCTTGTTGTCGGAAGGCTTTATTGAGAAAGGCTGCATCACTA ACTTTTTTGCTTTTGTCAAAGAAACCTGGGGGAATTTGGTTATTCACGGTAAGAAGGCATATGTTATAAAGGAGAAGATGAAAAGATTGAAGGAAAATTTGAAGGTGTGGAATCGGGAGGTTTTTGGAATCATGGATTTCAATATAGATAAGATGGTACAAGAATTGAATGAGGTTGAGGATTTGATAGCTAATGGGTATCAAGCACCAAACTCATCTAATTCTAATGTGTTGGTTAAAAGGTTCTTGGGAGCAGATTCATCTTAA